Proteins co-encoded in one Candidatus Limnocylindrales bacterium genomic window:
- the tam gene encoding trans-aconitate 2-methyltransferase, whose protein sequence is MSQWDARQYLKFGDERTRAAAELLARVPLSDAGEVVDLGCGPGNSSALLRARWPHARIRGIDSSPQMLEQARREVPSVEWIQADAANWQPQEPVDVLYANAVFHWLPDHDRLLPRLISALAPGGVLAVQMPCNFEEPSHRLMRQLPGPWEQAVAEVRALQPVARPAFYYDVLAPHCSSIDIWQTTYEHVMADEHAIVEWVRGTGLRPYLDAVADEQRRSYLDAYTRAIEQAYRPRIDGKRLFSFPRLFFVAVR, encoded by the coding sequence ATGAGCCAGTGGGACGCGAGGCAGTACCTGAAGTTCGGTGACGAGCGCACGCGTGCAGCCGCCGAGCTGCTCGCGCGCGTGCCTTTGAGCGACGCGGGCGAGGTCGTCGACCTGGGCTGCGGCCCCGGCAATTCGTCGGCGTTGCTGCGGGCGCGCTGGCCGCACGCCCGCATTCGCGGCATCGACAGCTCTCCGCAGATGCTCGAGCAGGCAAGGCGAGAGGTGCCTTCGGTCGAATGGATCCAGGCCGACGCCGCCAACTGGCAGCCGCAAGAGCCGGTCGACGTCCTCTACGCCAACGCGGTCTTCCACTGGCTGCCCGATCACGACCGGCTGCTGCCGCGCCTGATCTCGGCGCTCGCGCCGGGCGGCGTGCTGGCGGTGCAGATGCCGTGCAACTTCGAGGAGCCGAGCCATCGCCTCATGCGCCAGCTGCCCGGTCCCTGGGAGCAGGCGGTTGCGGAAGTGCGGGCGCTGCAGCCGGTGGCGAGGCCCGCGTTCTACTACGACGTGCTGGCGCCGCACTGCTCCTCCATCGACATCTGGCAGACGACCTACGAGCATGTGATGGCCGACGAGCACGCGATCGTGGAGTGGGTGCGCGGCACGGGCCTGCGTCCTTATCTGGACGCGGTAGCGGACGAGCAGCGCCGGTCCTACCTCGACGCCTATACACGTGCGATCGAACAGGCCTACCGGCCGCGCATCGACGGCAAGCGCCTCTTCTCCTTCCCGCGACTGTTCTTTGTCGCAGTTCGCTAG
- a CDS encoding tetratricopeptide repeat protein, with product MAEAPAEAAAPRLHRAAILSADAVGYSARMAADPAATVEALRSRRDLFSGRIRKHQGRLVGTAGDNVLAEFASAVDAVACGLEVQAELARLEAAMPPERRLPFRIGVHVGDILLADGEIFGDGINVAARLEGLALPGGVCASATVVEEVRGKVEAAFEDLGEQPLKNIPAPIRTYRIHFAGAAGAHAPTTIAGFSGRPVIAVLPFEDRSTDVAYGYLADGIAEDLIAHLSAFRLFPVISRSSTFTYKGRRVDARQVSRELRARYVVEGSVQAAAGRVRVKVDLIDGVQGHQLYSERFDRDLGDVFALQDEIVVAIVTSIEPAVARAERQRIHSKPAPQLDSWECFQRAAALLFGLRAREDLEEALVLFGRARQLDPSFSTAAALECVCHVALITSHWSPDVARSVAEARQAAEAALALDDNDPWAQAAFGYACSLIGEHERAIAAFDRAIELNPSLTMAYQGLAVALTVDRPDEAIAVMEKAIRLSPRDSQMHLFLHQLGVAHMMAGRYDDAIHCETESLRLRPDQGHGYRILAAACGHAGRHGEALEALEKMDRLAPGFSLETFHTVNSPALVDACMSGWRKAGWQG from the coding sequence ATGGCCGAAGCGCCCGCCGAAGCTGCCGCCCCGCGCCTGCATCGCGCCGCCATCCTGAGCGCCGATGCCGTCGGATACAGTGCGCGCATGGCCGCCGACCCGGCGGCGACGGTGGAGGCGCTGCGCTCGCGCCGCGACCTGTTCAGCGGCCGCATTCGCAAGCATCAGGGACGCTTGGTCGGCACTGCCGGCGACAACGTGCTTGCCGAGTTCGCGAGCGCGGTCGACGCCGTGGCGTGCGGTCTGGAGGTGCAGGCCGAGCTTGCCCGGCTGGAAGCCGCGATGCCGCCGGAGCGGCGGCTGCCGTTTCGCATCGGCGTGCACGTCGGCGACATCCTGCTGGCCGACGGCGAGATCTTCGGCGACGGCATCAACGTGGCCGCGCGCCTGGAAGGCCTTGCGCTGCCGGGGGGCGTTTGCGCGTCCGCCACGGTGGTCGAAGAGGTCCGGGGCAAGGTCGAAGCGGCATTCGAGGATCTCGGCGAGCAGCCGCTCAAGAACATTCCGGCGCCCATTCGCACCTACCGCATCCACTTCGCCGGCGCCGCCGGCGCGCATGCTCCCACCACCATCGCGGGTTTCAGCGGCCGCCCGGTGATCGCCGTGCTGCCATTCGAGGACCGCAGCACCGACGTGGCCTACGGCTATCTCGCTGACGGCATCGCCGAGGATCTGATAGCCCATCTGTCGGCGTTTCGCCTGTTCCCCGTCATCTCGCGAAGCTCCACGTTCACCTACAAGGGCCGGCGCGTGGATGCGCGCCAGGTCAGCCGCGAGCTGCGCGCGCGCTACGTCGTCGAAGGCAGCGTGCAGGCCGCTGCCGGGCGCGTGCGCGTCAAGGTCGATCTGATCGACGGCGTGCAGGGGCACCAGCTCTATTCGGAGCGTTTCGACCGCGACCTCGGCGACGTCTTCGCACTGCAGGACGAAATCGTGGTCGCCATCGTCACCTCGATCGAGCCGGCGGTGGCGCGGGCCGAGCGCCAGCGGATCCATTCCAAGCCGGCGCCGCAGCTCGATTCCTGGGAATGCTTCCAGCGTGCGGCGGCGCTGCTGTTCGGCCTGCGCGCGCGCGAGGACCTCGAGGAGGCGCTGGTGCTGTTCGGCCGCGCGCGCCAGCTCGATCCGTCGTTTTCGACTGCGGCTGCGCTCGAATGCGTCTGCCACGTCGCGCTCATCACGTCGCACTGGTCGCCCGACGTTGCGCGCTCGGTGGCCGAGGCGCGGCAGGCGGCCGAGGCCGCGCTGGCGCTGGACGACAACGATCCGTGGGCGCAGGCCGCCTTCGGCTACGCATGCTCGCTGATCGGAGAGCACGAGCGTGCCATCGCCGCGTTCGATCGCGCCATCGAGCTCAATCCGAGCCTGACGATGGCCTACCAGGGGCTCGCCGTCGCGCTGACCGTCGATCGTCCCGACGAGGCCATCGCGGTGATGGAGAAGGCCATCCGGCTGTCGCCTCGCGACTCGCAGATGCACCTGTTCCTTCACCAGCTCGGCGTGGCGCACATGATGGCGGGCCGCTACGACGATGCGATTCATTGCGAGACCGAAAGCCTGCGGCTGCGACCCGACCAGGGCCACGGCTATCGCATCCTGGCCGCCGCCTGCGGCCATGCCGGACGACACGGCGAAGCTCTGGAAGCGCTCGAGAAGATGGATCGGCTGGCGCCGGGTTTCTCGCTCGAGACGTTCCACACCGTCAACTCCCCCGCGCTGGTCGATGCGTGCATGAGCGGCTGGCGCAAAGCCGGCTGGCAAGGCTAG
- a CDS encoding glycoside hydrolase family 57 protein, giving the protein MPDVCFYFQVHQPYRLRRYSVFEVGRSQAYFDDETNEAVLRKVAEKCYRPMNALLAELIDRHEGRFKVAFSLTGTVLEQLERWAPDVLASFQRLHASGCVELLAETYHHSLSFLTDAEEFDYQVDLHTDRIQDLFGVRPRIFRNTELIFSNVLALHLQRRGFAGAIAEGADHVLGWRSPHFLYHATGARDLPLLLKSYRLSDDIAFRFGNSDWDAHPLSAQRFASWLRAAGGGGGIVNLFMDYETFGEHQWKETGIFEFMRELPGHVLAHPEGRLVTPSEAIAAHQPVAEIDVPTFMSWADAERDLSAWTGNAMQRSALEAVFALRASVLWSGDARLATAWRRLTTSDHFYYMCTKHFADGDVHKYFSPYESPYEAYIAFMNAVSDLRGRVRPRQRPWSGGVETDEAGLHLRSTSPA; this is encoded by the coding sequence ATGCCTGACGTGTGTTTCTACTTTCAGGTCCACCAGCCCTATCGCCTGCGGCGCTACAGCGTCTTCGAGGTCGGGCGATCGCAGGCCTACTTCGACGACGAGACCAACGAGGCGGTCCTGCGCAAGGTCGCCGAGAAGTGCTACCGGCCGATGAACGCGCTGCTGGCCGAGCTCATCGATCGGCACGAAGGGCGCTTCAAGGTCGCCTTCTCCCTGACCGGCACGGTGCTGGAGCAACTCGAGCGTTGGGCTCCCGACGTGCTGGCCAGCTTCCAGCGCCTGCACGCCAGCGGCTGCGTCGAGCTGCTGGCGGAAACCTACCACCACAGCCTGAGCTTCCTGACCGATGCCGAAGAGTTCGACTATCAGGTCGACCTGCACACGGATCGTATCCAGGACCTGTTCGGCGTGCGGCCGCGCATCTTCCGCAACACCGAGCTGATCTTCAGCAACGTGCTGGCGCTCCACCTGCAGCGCCGCGGCTTCGCCGGCGCCATCGCCGAAGGCGCCGATCACGTGCTCGGCTGGCGCTCTCCGCACTTTCTCTACCATGCCACCGGTGCCCGCGACCTGCCGCTCCTGCTCAAGAGCTACCGCCTCAGCGACGACATCGCGTTCCGCTTCGGCAATTCGGACTGGGACGCGCATCCGCTGTCGGCGCAGCGCTTCGCGAGCTGGCTGCGCGCGGCTGGCGGCGGAGGCGGGATCGTCAACCTGTTCATGGACTACGAGACCTTCGGCGAGCACCAGTGGAAGGAGACCGGCATCTTCGAGTTCATGCGCGAGCTGCCCGGCCACGTGCTCGCGCATCCGGAGGGCCGCTTGGTGACGCCGTCGGAGGCGATTGCCGCGCACCAGCCGGTTGCCGAGATCGATGTGCCAACGTTCATGTCGTGGGCGGACGCCGAGCGGGATCTGTCGGCGTGGACCGGCAACGCCATGCAGCGCTCGGCGCTGGAGGCGGTCTTCGCCCTGCGCGCGAGCGTTCTTTGGAGCGGCGACGCGCGCCTGGCCACGGCATGGCGCCGGCTGACCACCAGCGATCACTTCTACTACATGTGCACCAAGCACTTCGCCGATGGCGACGTGCACAAGTACTTCAGTCCCTACGAGTCGCCCTACGAAGCGTACATCGCGTTCATGAACGCGGTCAGCGATCTGCGAGGCAGGGTGCGGCCGCGGCAGCGGCCATGGTCGGGCGGCGTGGAGACGGACGAGGCAGGCCTGCACCTCCGATCGACCTCGCCAGCCTAG
- a CDS encoding mechanosensitive ion channel domain-containing protein, with protein sequence MTIHALLVCAATFAACIAASFAIQRAGRRLQRRLAAASGGGGLRRRLGDAAVVSALLLQAGVWSAAAWLLSERVMAAHQWRAMIADVLQMSLTAPLFTLDARSYSALDLLLLPAMLAALWLSVSALTRVLRTRVLAAAGIEAGFQETVSVLLRYVLTFLGAIVILNEQGVDLRSFAILASVLGVGIGFGLQNIANNFVSGLLINMERPIRPGDYVAVGALEGTVVRVGARSTEIRTNDSVAILVPNSRFLESEVINWSHGDPTSRLHLPVTVPYGTDLSRARRALMEVARGVPSVLREPRPSVQMRRFGSDGIELDLLVWTREPRTQQALVSELGLRIERAFAGYAIAIASSQRDLDVAARTLERAAAIFAGAQPHTEQADAAVPMPEPPPEAGIEEWDDAEIASLAARMAGDAGVAVEDRRHLLSVYPQSFVGTEAVTWMTEHAGLTRSEAVTAGRRMVAAGLVRHVLDEHDFRDGYFFYRFTSGAARAAA encoded by the coding sequence ATGACGATCCACGCGCTGCTCGTCTGCGCCGCAACGTTCGCCGCGTGCATCGCTGCCAGCTTCGCCATCCAGCGTGCTGGCCGCCGGCTGCAGCGGCGGCTGGCAGCGGCGAGCGGCGGCGGCGGCCTGCGCCGCCGCCTCGGCGACGCCGCCGTCGTCTCGGCTCTGCTCCTGCAGGCAGGCGTGTGGAGCGCCGCGGCGTGGCTGCTGAGCGAGCGCGTCATGGCGGCGCACCAGTGGCGGGCGATGATCGCCGACGTCCTGCAGATGAGCCTGACGGCGCCGCTGTTCACGCTCGACGCTCGAAGCTACTCCGCCCTCGACCTGCTCCTGCTCCCGGCCATGCTGGCCGCGCTGTGGCTTTCGGTCAGCGCGCTGACGCGCGTGCTGCGGACGCGCGTGCTGGCCGCCGCCGGCATCGAGGCGGGCTTCCAGGAAACGGTCTCGGTGCTGCTGCGCTACGTGCTGACGTTTCTCGGCGCGATCGTGATCCTGAACGAGCAGGGAGTGGACCTTCGCTCCTTTGCCATCCTGGCCAGCGTGCTGGGCGTCGGGATCGGCTTCGGGCTGCAGAACATCGCCAACAACTTCGTCAGCGGTCTCCTCATCAACATGGAGCGCCCGATCCGGCCCGGCGATTACGTGGCCGTGGGCGCTCTGGAAGGCACGGTGGTGCGGGTGGGCGCGCGCAGCACCGAGATCCGCACCAACGACAGCGTTGCCATCCTGGTTCCCAACTCGCGCTTCCTCGAGAGCGAGGTGATCAACTGGAGCCACGGCGACCCGACCTCGCGCCTTCACCTGCCGGTGACCGTGCCCTACGGCACCGATCTCTCCCGCGCGCGGCGCGCGTTGATGGAGGTCGCGAGAGGCGTGCCCTCGGTGCTGCGCGAGCCGCGGCCGAGCGTGCAGATGCGCCGCTTCGGCAGCGACGGCATCGAGCTGGACCTGCTCGTGTGGACGCGGGAGCCGCGCACGCAGCAGGCGCTGGTGAGCGAGCTCGGCCTTCGCATCGAGCGCGCGTTCGCCGGCTACGCCATCGCCATCGCCAGCTCGCAGCGCGACCTGGACGTGGCGGCGCGAACGCTCGAGCGCGCGGCGGCGATCTTCGCAGGCGCGCAGCCGCATACCGAGCAGGCCGACGCCGCAGTGCCGATGCCGGAGCCGCCGCCGGAAGCGGGGATCGAGGAATGGGACGACGCCGAGATCGCGTCGCTGGCGGCTCGAATGGCCGGCGATGCAGGCGTTGCCGTGGAGGACCGGCGCCATCTTCTGAGCGTCTATCCGCAAAGCTTCGTCGGCACCGAGGCCGTCACGTGGATGACCGAGCACGCCGGCTTGACCCGCAGCGAAGCCGTGACCGCCGGCCGCCGCATGGTCGCCGCCGGCCTGGTGCGACACGTCCTGGACGAGCATGACTTCCGCGACGGGTATTTCTTCTACCGCTTCACCAGCGGCGCTGCGCGCGCGGCGGCGTGA
- a CDS encoding glucose 1-dehydrogenase, whose translation MKSIAVFPSTRELRIIEEPEPRIASPSQVLLRILDVGICGTDREICSFEYGLPPAGSSHLVIGHESVAEVVEVGAAVTSLRRGDLVIPMVRRPCAHAHCTACRAGRQDFCYTGDFCERGIKGAHGFMTELVVEEERYLNPVPRSLRDIAVLVEPLTIAQKALIQLWDIQERLPWGCPHRPGRSHGHCRRAVVLGAGPVGLLGAMALCAAGFETIVYSRDRTPHPKAELTQAIGATYVSSEDVTAAELAEQVGTIDVVYEAAGASRVAFDVMQALGPNSVFIFTGVPGRREPVEVDTDRLMRNLVLRNQVVFGTVNAGRDAFEAAIRELAGFAQRWPGVVSSLISGRHSIESHRELLLGRPGGIKHVLQMAA comes from the coding sequence ATGAAATCCATCGCCGTCTTCCCGAGCACCCGCGAGCTTCGCATCATCGAGGAGCCCGAGCCGCGCATCGCCTCGCCGTCGCAGGTGCTGCTGCGAATCCTGGACGTCGGCATCTGCGGCACGGACCGCGAGATATGCTCGTTCGAATACGGGCTGCCGCCGGCCGGCTCCTCGCACCTGGTGATCGGGCACGAGTCGGTGGCGGAAGTCGTCGAGGTCGGCGCCGCAGTCACTTCGCTGCGCCGCGGCGATCTGGTCATTCCGATGGTGCGCCGGCCTTGCGCGCACGCGCACTGCACGGCCTGCCGCGCCGGCCGCCAGGACTTCTGCTACACCGGCGACTTCTGCGAGCGGGGCATCAAGGGCGCGCATGGCTTCATGACCGAGCTGGTCGTCGAAGAGGAGCGCTACTTGAACCCCGTGCCCCGCTCGCTCCGCGACATCGCGGTTCTGGTCGAGCCGCTCACGATCGCACAGAAAGCGCTCATCCAGCTCTGGGACATTCAGGAGCGTCTTCCCTGGGGATGCCCGCACCGGCCCGGCCGCAGCCACGGCCATTGCCGCCGCGCCGTGGTCCTGGGCGCCGGTCCCGTCGGTCTGCTCGGTGCCATGGCGCTGTGCGCGGCCGGCTTCGAGACGATCGTCTACTCCCGAGACCGCACGCCGCATCCGAAGGCCGAGCTGACGCAGGCCATCGGCGCCACCTACGTCTCTTCGGAGGACGTCACCGCAGCCGAGCTGGCCGAGCAGGTCGGCACCATTGACGTCGTCTACGAGGCGGCGGGCGCATCGCGCGTGGCCTTCGACGTCATGCAGGCGCTGGGTCCCAACAGTGTCTTCATCTTCACTGGCGTGCCGGGCCGGCGCGAGCCGGTGGAAGTCGACACCGACCGGCTGATGCGCAACCTCGTGCTGCGCAACCAGGTCGTCTTCGGCACCGTCAATGCCGGCCGAGATGCGTTCGAGGCTGCGATCCGCGAGCTGGCGGGATTCGCGCAGCGCTGGCCCGGCGTGGTGTCGTCGCTGATCAGCGGGCGGCACTCCATCGAATCCCATCGCGAGCTGCTGCTCGGCCGCCCTGGCGGCATCAAGCACGTCCTGCAGATGGCGGCATGA
- a CDS encoding VOC family protein, with amino-acid sequence MAPRNLRRLSLLAFAAAAVLTFAVACTALAAGTIAAVGAIGMTVSDADRSAAFFTDVLGFEKISDVEVAGESYERLQGVFPLRMRVVRLRLGSETIELTQYLTPRGLPMPPDTRANDRWFQHIAIVVSDMARAYEHLRKHRVEHASSGPQLLPQTIPAAAGIEAFYFRDPDGHFLEILAFPAGKGDERWQRQEPLFLGIDHTAIVISDTAASLAFYRDVLGLRVAGESENFGTEQEHLNGVFGARLRITALRAAQGPGIELLEYISPSTGRPRPAGAAANDLLHWQVDLVPTDLDAAAIELNRSRAPMDSPGIVAADGALGFTRAALAADPDGHRLRFVETRDSATSEAISGKAGHASRTRH; translated from the coding sequence ATGGCTCCGCGCAACCTGCGACGCCTCTCCCTGCTCGCCTTCGCGGCTGCGGCCGTCCTTACCTTCGCCGTCGCCTGCACCGCCTTGGCGGCCGGCACGATCGCTGCGGTCGGTGCCATCGGCATGACGGTCTCGGACGCCGACCGCTCCGCCGCCTTCTTCACCGACGTGCTCGGCTTCGAAAAAATCTCCGACGTCGAGGTTGCCGGCGAGAGCTACGAGCGGCTGCAGGGCGTGTTCCCGCTGCGCATGCGTGTGGTGCGGCTGCGGCTCGGCAGCGAGACCATCGAGCTGACGCAGTACCTGACGCCGCGCGGGCTGCCCATGCCGCCCGACACGCGAGCCAACGATCGGTGGTTCCAGCACATCGCCATCGTCGTCAGCGACATGGCCCGCGCCTACGAGCACCTGCGCAAGCACCGCGTCGAGCACGCATCCTCGGGGCCGCAGCTCCTGCCGCAGACCATTCCCGCTGCCGCCGGCATCGAGGCGTTCTACTTTCGCGACCCCGACGGCCACTTTCTCGAGATCCTCGCGTTTCCCGCCGGCAAGGGCGACGAGCGCTGGCAGAGGCAGGAGCCGCTGTTCCTCGGCATCGACCACACTGCCATCGTCATCTCCGACACCGCGGCCAGCCTCGCGTTCTATCGCGACGTGCTGGGTCTGCGCGTCGCGGGCGAGAGCGAGAACTTCGGCACCGAGCAGGAGCATCTCAACGGCGTCTTCGGCGCACGGCTGCGCATCACTGCGCTGCGTGCAGCGCAGGGGCCGGGCATCGAGCTGCTCGAGTACATCTCGCCGTCCACCGGCCGGCCGCGGCCGGCCGGTGCCGCCGCCAACGACCTGCTGCACTGGCAGGTCGATCTGGTGCCGACCGATCTGGACGCCGCGGCAATCGAGCTGAACCGTTCGCGTGCGCCCATGGACTCGCCGGGGATCGTCGCCGCCGACGGCGCGCTTGGCTTCACGCGCGCCGCGCTGGCGGCCGATCCCGACGGGCACCGCCTGCGCTTCGTCGAGACGAGGGATTCGGCGACCTCGGAAGCCATCTCCGGAAAGGCCGGACACGCCAGCCGCACGCGACACTGA
- a CDS encoding glycosyltransferase family 4 protein encodes MRAGQDSRAIKVLMLGWELPPFFAGGVGVVCDALTRALASRNVDVTYLMPRGPQESRHGRVRVVATSPLEQRIRLQAVASALHSYAAGDGPAHAVAWSQGRRVDRFHPLYGPDLLGEVVEFARRSVELVRSHDVAFDVIHAHDWTTFAAGLALQRAFGKPLVAHVHITEFDKSGGHHADALVYALEREGMHGADVLVAVSERIKRTCVERYGVTASRVRVIYNGIDPDEEEREPIAFDEPVVLFLGRMTLQKGPEYFLEAAARVHRVHPGVRFVMAGSGDLLPRMIERAAELGLGAHVSFTGFVDREQAGVLYRSADVFVMPSVSEPFGIVPLEAMDQAVPTIVSRQSGVAEVLCNALKVDFWDTEDLAAKILAALRYPGLRCELARHGRREVGRMGWSAVAQQVESTYREVTHA; translated from the coding sequence ATGAGAGCGGGCCAGGACAGCCGTGCCATCAAGGTGCTGATGCTGGGGTGGGAGCTTCCGCCGTTCTTCGCCGGCGGCGTCGGCGTGGTGTGCGACGCGCTGACGCGCGCGCTGGCGTCGCGCAACGTCGACGTCACCTACCTGATGCCGCGAGGGCCGCAGGAGAGCCGCCACGGCCGCGTGCGCGTCGTGGCGACGTCGCCGCTGGAGCAGCGCATCCGGCTCCAGGCCGTCGCGAGCGCGCTGCACTCGTACGCTGCCGGCGACGGACCCGCGCACGCGGTGGCGTGGTCCCAAGGCAGGCGCGTCGATCGGTTTCATCCGCTCTACGGGCCCGACCTGCTGGGCGAGGTCGTCGAGTTCGCGCGCCGCAGCGTCGAGCTGGTGCGCTCACACGACGTCGCCTTCGACGTCATCCACGCTCACGACTGGACCACCTTTGCCGCCGGCCTCGCGCTGCAGCGCGCCTTCGGGAAGCCGCTGGTGGCGCACGTGCACATCACCGAGTTCGACAAGAGCGGCGGCCACCATGCCGACGCCCTGGTCTACGCGCTGGAGCGCGAGGGCATGCACGGCGCCGACGTGCTGGTCGCGGTGAGCGAGCGCATCAAGCGGACCTGCGTGGAACGGTACGGCGTGACCGCCTCGCGCGTGCGCGTCATCTACAACGGCATCGATCCCGACGAAGAGGAGCGCGAGCCGATCGCGTTCGACGAGCCGGTCGTCCTGTTCCTCGGCCGCATGACGCTGCAGAAAGGGCCCGAATACTTCCTGGAAGCCGCTGCCAGGGTTCACCGTGTGCATCCGGGCGTGCGCTTCGTCATGGCCGGCAGCGGCGACCTGCTGCCGCGCATGATCGAGCGCGCGGCCGAGCTCGGGCTGGGCGCCCACGTCTCCTTTACCGGCTTCGTCGACCGCGAGCAGGCCGGCGTCCTTTATCGCAGCGCCGACGTCTTCGTCATGCCCAGCGTCAGCGAGCCGTTCGGCATCGTGCCGCTGGAGGCGATGGACCAGGCGGTCCCGACGATCGTCTCACGGCAGTCGGGCGTGGCGGAGGTGCTGTGCAACGCGCTCAAGGTCGATTTCTGGGACACCGAGGATCTTGCCGCCAAGATCCTCGCGGCGCTTCGATACCCTGGGCTGCGCTGCGAGCTGGCCCGGCACGGCAGGCGCGAAGTCGGTCGCATGGGCTGGAGCGCCGTCGCGCAGCAGGTCGAAAGCACGTATCGCGAGGTCACGCATGCCTGA
- a CDS encoding heme-binding protein translates to MQSSFRCLTALAVVALASVAAEAAQTKPVLNIAQAKAVAAAAVAEARRLGAGGAISIVDDGGHLLYLERLDGTFPSAAIVATEKARSAAIFRKPTADFENAVRGGRNALLGVDVLTPLEGGIPIRIDDQVVGAIGISGAASAAQDAEIARIAAATLR, encoded by the coding sequence ATGCAGTCCTCGTTTCGATGTCTGACCGCACTTGCGGTCGTCGCGCTCGCATCCGTGGCCGCCGAGGCGGCGCAGACCAAGCCCGTGCTCAACATCGCACAGGCCAAGGCGGTTGCGGCGGCTGCCGTGGCCGAGGCCAGGAGGCTAGGGGCGGGCGGAGCGATCTCGATCGTCGATGACGGCGGGCATCTGCTCTATCTGGAGCGGCTCGATGGCACCTTCCCGTCGGCAGCGATCGTGGCCACCGAGAAGGCGAGAAGCGCCGCGATCTTTCGAAAGCCGACTGCCGACTTCGAGAATGCCGTCAGGGGCGGCCGCAATGCGCTGCTGGGCGTGGACGTGCTGACGCCGCTCGAGGGCGGCATTCCCATCCGCATCGACGACCAGGTCGTGGGCGCGATCGGCATTAGCGGCGCCGCCAGCGCTGCGCAGGATGCCGAGATCGCGCGCATTGCCGCAGCCACGCTGCGCTGA
- a CDS encoding MFS transporter → MWLLELGGLVSMAGTGLILPFLIIYLHDVRGMSLTMAGVATAANYLASLPAGAIGGAWVDRLGPKKIIVLSLLVQAAVISCFPLIREPWHAIALQVAMGLGNGIFWPAQASMLSQLAAQERRPAAFALQRMGMNLGIGIGALAGGAIADVSQASTFTTLFLLDGLSFVAFAAVMAALPSLPGNADAVEGASYGAVLRDRPFLGLMVLNTMLIAAGIVPLVEFLPVYAKHGAAVTEEAIGWIFFANTMAIVVAQLPIAHWLEGKRRMPALAGMAAMWAAMWLVVPLAVENLSAMPAALVLAAVAALLGLGECLLGPVQAPLVADLAGPSRLGRYMAVSSMTWQLGFVIGPPIAGYVLDVWPVALWLGMAAACALSAAGAMWLESAVPESYRRSPA, encoded by the coding sequence GTGTGGCTGCTCGAGCTCGGCGGCCTGGTCAGCATGGCCGGAACCGGGCTGATCCTGCCGTTCCTCATCATCTATCTGCACGACGTTCGCGGGATGTCGCTGACGATGGCCGGCGTGGCCACGGCGGCCAACTATCTGGCCTCCCTCCCGGCCGGTGCCATCGGCGGCGCATGGGTGGACCGCCTGGGACCGAAGAAGATCATCGTGCTCTCGCTGCTCGTGCAGGCGGCCGTGATCTCGTGCTTCCCGCTGATCCGCGAGCCCTGGCATGCGATTGCGCTGCAGGTGGCGATGGGCCTCGGCAACGGGATCTTCTGGCCCGCGCAGGCCAGCATGCTCAGCCAGCTGGCGGCGCAGGAACGCCGGCCCGCGGCCTTTGCGCTGCAGCGCATGGGCATGAACCTCGGCATCGGCATCGGCGCGCTTGCAGGCGGTGCCATCGCGGACGTCTCGCAGGCTTCGACGTTCACCACGCTGTTCCTGCTCGACGGGCTTTCCTTCGTCGCGTTCGCTGCCGTGATGGCCGCGCTGCCGTCGCTGCCCGGAAACGCCGATGCCGTCGAAGGTGCATCGTATGGCGCGGTGCTGCGGGATCGTCCGTTCCTCGGCCTGATGGTGCTGAACACGATGTTGATCGCCGCCGGAATCGTGCCGCTGGTGGAGTTCCTGCCGGTCTATGCCAAGCACGGCGCGGCCGTGACCGAGGAGGCGATCGGATGGATCTTCTTCGCCAACACGATGGCGATCGTGGTGGCGCAGCTTCCCATCGCGCACTGGCTCGAGGGCAAGCGGCGCATGCCCGCTCTTGCCGGCATGGCAGCGATGTGGGCGGCGATGTGGCTGGTGGTGCCGCTTGCCGTCGAGAACCTGTCGGCGATGCCGGCAGCGCTCGTGCTGGCGGCGGTGGCGGCGCTGCTCGGCCTCGGCGAGTGCCTGCTCGGGCCCGTGCAGGCGCCGCTGGTCGCGGATCTGGCCGGCCCCTCGCGGCTCGGCCGCTACATGGCGGTCTCGAGCATGACCTGGCAGCTCGGCTTCGTCATCGGGCCGCCCATCGCCGGCTACGTTCTCGACGTGTGGCCGGTGGCGCTGTGGCTGGGCATGGCGGCCGCGTGCGCGCTGTCGGCCGCCGGCGCCATGTGGCTGGAGAGTGCGGTGCCCGAGAGCTACAGGCGATCGCCGGCGTGA